A section of the Macadamia integrifolia cultivar HAES 741 chromosome 9, SCU_Mint_v3, whole genome shotgun sequence genome encodes:
- the LOC122090051 gene encoding peptidyl-prolyl cis-trans isomerase FKBP62-like isoform X1, translating into MDEDFDIPPADEMNDDMDLPDENPIFKVGEEKEIGKQGLKKKLVKEGEGWDTPENDDEVEVHYTGTLLDGTQFDSSRVKGTPFKFTLGQGQVIKGWDQGIKTMKKGENAIFTIPPELAYGELGSPPTIPPNATLQFDVELLSWVSVKDICKDGSIFKKILAEGEKWENPRDPDEVLVKYEARLDDGTLVSKSDGVEFTVREGYFCPALSKAVKTMKKGEKVLLEVKPQYAFGEKGKLAYGEEYAVPPNANLQITLELVSWKTVKEVTDDRKVLKKILKEGEGYERPNDGTLVKVKLIGKLQDGTVFLKKGHDEEELFEFKTDDEQVIDGLDRAVMTMKKGEVALVIVAPEYAFGSTESQQGLAVVPPNSTVYYEVELESFVKEKESWDMNTQEKIEAAGKKKEDGNALFKAGKYARASKKYEKAAKYIEYDSSFSEEEKKQAKALNATCNLNNAACKLKLKDYKEAEKLCTKVLDIESGNVKALYRRAQAYIQMADLELAELDIKKALEIDPNNRDVKLEYKVLKEKVKEYNKKDAKFYGNMFARMSKLEQPQANQQ; encoded by the exons ATGGATGAGGATTTCGATATCCCACCAGCTGATGAGATGAACGATGACATGGATCTTCCGGACGAAAACCCGATTTTCAAAgttggagaagagaaagaaattggGAAGcaaggattgaagaagaaacttgTCAAGGAAGGTGAAGGTTGGGATACACCGGAGAATGATGACGAAGTTGAAG TTCATTATACTGGAACCTTGCTTGATGGAACCCAGTTTGATTCAAGCAGAGTTAAGGGGACGCCATTCAAATTTACGCTTGGCCAAG GTCAAGTGATCAAGGGATGGGATCAAGGAATCAAGACAATGAAGAAGGGTGAGAATGCCATCTTTACCATTCCTCCAGAGCTGGCTTATGGTGAATTAGGTTCCCCTCCAACTATTCCTCCTAATGCAACTCTACAGTTTGATGTTGAGCTGCTGTCTTGGGTTAGCGTGAAGGATATATGTAAGGATGGAAGCATTTTCAAGAAAATACTTGCTGAAGGAGAGAAATGGGAGAACCCAAGAGACCCAGATGAAGTGCTAG TGAAGTACGAAGCACGACTTGATGATGGAACTCTGGTTTCAAAGTCTGATGGAGTGGAATTTACTGTCCGAGAAG GGTATTTCTGTCCTGCATTGTCCAAAGCTGTGAAAACAatgaagaagggagaaaaggtGCTATTGGAAGTGAAGCCACAAT ATGCATTTGGAGAGAAGGGAAAGCTAGCCTACGGTGAAGAATATGCTGTTCCACCGAATGCCAATCTCCAGATAACTCTCGAGTTGGTAAGTTGGAAGACAGTTAAAGAAGTAACGGATGATAGGAAAGTATTGAAGAAGATCCTCAAGGAAGGAGAAGGCTATGAGCGCCCTAATGATGGGACCCTTGTCAAAG TGAAGTTGATTGGGAAATTACAAGATGGAACAGTATTTTTGAAGAAGGGCCATGATGAGGAAGAGCTTTTTGAGTTCAAAACTGATGATG AACAAGTTATTGATGGGCTTGACAGAGCTGTTATGACCATGAAGAAAGGGGAGGTTGCTCTGGTGATAGTTGCACCAGAGTATGCTTTTGGGTCGACTGAATCACAACAGGGACTTGCTGTGGTTCCTCCCAACTCTACTGTGTATTATGAAGTTGAGCTTGAATCCTTTGTTAAG GAGAAGGAATCTTGGGATATGAACACCCAGGAGAAGATCGAAGCGGCTGGcaaaaagaaggaagatggaAATGCACTGTTCAAGGCGGGTAAATACGCCAGAGCCtcaaagaaatatgagaag GCTGCAAAGTACATTGAGTATGATAGCAGCTTTAGTGAGGAGGAGAAAAAACAAGCCAAGGCATTGAATGCAACTTGTAATCTCAACAATGCAGCTTGCAAGCTTAAGCTGAAAGATTATAAGGAAGCAGAAAAGTTATGCACTAAG GTATTGGATATTGAGAGTGGAAATGTTAAGGCCCTCTACAGGCGTGCCCAAGCATATATCCAAATGGCAGATCTGGAATTGGCAGAGTTAGATATCAAAAAGGCTCTTGAAATTGATCCCAATAACAG GGATGTGAAGTTGGAGTACAAGGTTCTTAAGGAGAAGGTAAAAGAGTACAATAAGAAGGATGCCAAGTTCTATGGCAATATGTTTGCAAGGATGAGTAAGCTAGAGCAGCCCCAAGCAAAT CAGCAGTGA
- the LOC122090051 gene encoding peptidyl-prolyl cis-trans isomerase FKBP62-like isoform X3 yields MDEDFDIPPADEMNDDMDLPDENPIFKVGEEKEIGKQGLKKKLVKEGEGWDTPENDDEVEVHYTGTLLDGTQFDSSRVKGTPFKFTLGQGQVIKGWDQGIKTMKKGENAIFTIPPELAYGELGSPPTIPPNATLQFDVELLSWVSVKDICKDGSIFKKILAEGEKWENPRDPDEVLVKYEARLDDGTLVSKSDGVEFTVREGYFCPALSKAVKTMKKGEKVLLEVKPQYAFGEKGKLAYGEEYAVPPNANLQITLELVSWKTVKEVTDDRKVLKKILKEGEGYERPNDGTLVKVKLIGKLQDGTVFLKKGHDEEELFEFKTDDEQVIDGLDRAVMTMKKGEVALVIVAPEYAFGSTESQQGLAVVPPNSTVYYEVELESFVKEKESWDMNTQEKIEAAGKKKEDGNALFKAGKYARASKKYEKAAKYIEYDSSFSEEEKKQAKALNATCNLNNAACKLKLKDYKEAEKLCTKVLDIESGNVKALYRRAQAYIQMADLELAELDIKKALEIDPNNRDVKLEYKVLKEKVKEYNKKDAKFYGNMFARMSKLEQPQAN; encoded by the exons ATGGATGAGGATTTCGATATCCCACCAGCTGATGAGATGAACGATGACATGGATCTTCCGGACGAAAACCCGATTTTCAAAgttggagaagagaaagaaattggGAAGcaaggattgaagaagaaacttgTCAAGGAAGGTGAAGGTTGGGATACACCGGAGAATGATGACGAAGTTGAAG TTCATTATACTGGAACCTTGCTTGATGGAACCCAGTTTGATTCAAGCAGAGTTAAGGGGACGCCATTCAAATTTACGCTTGGCCAAG GTCAAGTGATCAAGGGATGGGATCAAGGAATCAAGACAATGAAGAAGGGTGAGAATGCCATCTTTACCATTCCTCCAGAGCTGGCTTATGGTGAATTAGGTTCCCCTCCAACTATTCCTCCTAATGCAACTCTACAGTTTGATGTTGAGCTGCTGTCTTGGGTTAGCGTGAAGGATATATGTAAGGATGGAAGCATTTTCAAGAAAATACTTGCTGAAGGAGAGAAATGGGAGAACCCAAGAGACCCAGATGAAGTGCTAG TGAAGTACGAAGCACGACTTGATGATGGAACTCTGGTTTCAAAGTCTGATGGAGTGGAATTTACTGTCCGAGAAG GGTATTTCTGTCCTGCATTGTCCAAAGCTGTGAAAACAatgaagaagggagaaaaggtGCTATTGGAAGTGAAGCCACAAT ATGCATTTGGAGAGAAGGGAAAGCTAGCCTACGGTGAAGAATATGCTGTTCCACCGAATGCCAATCTCCAGATAACTCTCGAGTTGGTAAGTTGGAAGACAGTTAAAGAAGTAACGGATGATAGGAAAGTATTGAAGAAGATCCTCAAGGAAGGAGAAGGCTATGAGCGCCCTAATGATGGGACCCTTGTCAAAG TGAAGTTGATTGGGAAATTACAAGATGGAACAGTATTTTTGAAGAAGGGCCATGATGAGGAAGAGCTTTTTGAGTTCAAAACTGATGATG AACAAGTTATTGATGGGCTTGACAGAGCTGTTATGACCATGAAGAAAGGGGAGGTTGCTCTGGTGATAGTTGCACCAGAGTATGCTTTTGGGTCGACTGAATCACAACAGGGACTTGCTGTGGTTCCTCCCAACTCTACTGTGTATTATGAAGTTGAGCTTGAATCCTTTGTTAAG GAGAAGGAATCTTGGGATATGAACACCCAGGAGAAGATCGAAGCGGCTGGcaaaaagaaggaagatggaAATGCACTGTTCAAGGCGGGTAAATACGCCAGAGCCtcaaagaaatatgagaag GCTGCAAAGTACATTGAGTATGATAGCAGCTTTAGTGAGGAGGAGAAAAAACAAGCCAAGGCATTGAATGCAACTTGTAATCTCAACAATGCAGCTTGCAAGCTTAAGCTGAAAGATTATAAGGAAGCAGAAAAGTTATGCACTAAG GTATTGGATATTGAGAGTGGAAATGTTAAGGCCCTCTACAGGCGTGCCCAAGCATATATCCAAATGGCAGATCTGGAATTGGCAGAGTTAGATATCAAAAAGGCTCTTGAAATTGATCCCAATAACAG GGATGTGAAGTTGGAGTACAAGGTTCTTAAGGAGAAGGTAAAAGAGTACAATAAGAAGGATGCCAAGTTCTATGGCAATATGTTTGCAAGGATGAGTAAGCTAGAGCAGCCCCAAGCAAAT TGA
- the LOC122090051 gene encoding peptidyl-prolyl cis-trans isomerase FKBP62-like isoform X2 has product MDEDFDIPPADEMNDDMDLPDENPIFKVGEEKEIGKQGLKKKLVKEGEGWDTPENDDEVEVHYTGTLLDGTQFDSSRVKGTPFKFTLGQGQVIKGWDQGIKTMKKGENAIFTIPPELAYGELGSPPTIPPNATLQFDVELLSWVSVKDICKDGSIFKKILAEGEKWENPRDPDEVLVKYEARLDDGTLVSKSDGVEFTVREGYFCPALSKAVKTMKKGEKVLLEVKPQYAFGEKGKLAYGEEYAVPPNANLQITLELVSWKTVKEVTDDRKVLKKILKEGEGYERPNDGTLVKVKLIGKLQDGTVFLKKGHDEEELFEFKTDDEQVIDGLDRAVMTMKKGEVALVIVAPEYAFGSTESQQGLAVVPPNSTVYYEVELESFVKEKESWDMNTQEKIEAAGKKKEDGNALFKAGKYARASKKYEKAAKYIEYDSSFSEEEKKQAKALNATCNLNNAACKLKLKDYKEAEKLCTKVLDIESGNVKALYRRAQAYIQMADLELAELDIKKALEIDPNNRDVKLEYKVLKEKVKEYNKKDAKFYGNMFARMSKLEQPQANQ; this is encoded by the exons ATGGATGAGGATTTCGATATCCCACCAGCTGATGAGATGAACGATGACATGGATCTTCCGGACGAAAACCCGATTTTCAAAgttggagaagagaaagaaattggGAAGcaaggattgaagaagaaacttgTCAAGGAAGGTGAAGGTTGGGATACACCGGAGAATGATGACGAAGTTGAAG TTCATTATACTGGAACCTTGCTTGATGGAACCCAGTTTGATTCAAGCAGAGTTAAGGGGACGCCATTCAAATTTACGCTTGGCCAAG GTCAAGTGATCAAGGGATGGGATCAAGGAATCAAGACAATGAAGAAGGGTGAGAATGCCATCTTTACCATTCCTCCAGAGCTGGCTTATGGTGAATTAGGTTCCCCTCCAACTATTCCTCCTAATGCAACTCTACAGTTTGATGTTGAGCTGCTGTCTTGGGTTAGCGTGAAGGATATATGTAAGGATGGAAGCATTTTCAAGAAAATACTTGCTGAAGGAGAGAAATGGGAGAACCCAAGAGACCCAGATGAAGTGCTAG TGAAGTACGAAGCACGACTTGATGATGGAACTCTGGTTTCAAAGTCTGATGGAGTGGAATTTACTGTCCGAGAAG GGTATTTCTGTCCTGCATTGTCCAAAGCTGTGAAAACAatgaagaagggagaaaaggtGCTATTGGAAGTGAAGCCACAAT ATGCATTTGGAGAGAAGGGAAAGCTAGCCTACGGTGAAGAATATGCTGTTCCACCGAATGCCAATCTCCAGATAACTCTCGAGTTGGTAAGTTGGAAGACAGTTAAAGAAGTAACGGATGATAGGAAAGTATTGAAGAAGATCCTCAAGGAAGGAGAAGGCTATGAGCGCCCTAATGATGGGACCCTTGTCAAAG TGAAGTTGATTGGGAAATTACAAGATGGAACAGTATTTTTGAAGAAGGGCCATGATGAGGAAGAGCTTTTTGAGTTCAAAACTGATGATG AACAAGTTATTGATGGGCTTGACAGAGCTGTTATGACCATGAAGAAAGGGGAGGTTGCTCTGGTGATAGTTGCACCAGAGTATGCTTTTGGGTCGACTGAATCACAACAGGGACTTGCTGTGGTTCCTCCCAACTCTACTGTGTATTATGAAGTTGAGCTTGAATCCTTTGTTAAG GAGAAGGAATCTTGGGATATGAACACCCAGGAGAAGATCGAAGCGGCTGGcaaaaagaaggaagatggaAATGCACTGTTCAAGGCGGGTAAATACGCCAGAGCCtcaaagaaatatgagaag GCTGCAAAGTACATTGAGTATGATAGCAGCTTTAGTGAGGAGGAGAAAAAACAAGCCAAGGCATTGAATGCAACTTGTAATCTCAACAATGCAGCTTGCAAGCTTAAGCTGAAAGATTATAAGGAAGCAGAAAAGTTATGCACTAAG GTATTGGATATTGAGAGTGGAAATGTTAAGGCCCTCTACAGGCGTGCCCAAGCATATATCCAAATGGCAGATCTGGAATTGGCAGAGTTAGATATCAAAAAGGCTCTTGAAATTGATCCCAATAACAG GGATGTGAAGTTGGAGTACAAGGTTCTTAAGGAGAAGGTAAAAGAGTACAATAAGAAGGATGCCAAGTTCTATGGCAATATGTTTGCAAGGATGAGTAAGCTAGAGCAGCCCCAAGCAAAT CAGTGA